Proteins from one Bdellovibrio svalbardensis genomic window:
- the fumC gene encoding class II fumarate hydratase: protein MSFRIEKDTMGEVKVPTDKFWGAQTQRSTENFRIGGDRFPREMIRALGILKKCAAQTNHQLGLLDAKKTEFIVKAADEVIEGKLDAHFPLVVWQTGSGTQTNMNANEVIANRAMDMQGIKLPSKEIHPNDDVNKGQSSNDTFPTAMHIAVGEQVYHRLIPMMEKLQKSLEKKQNEFKDIVKIGRTHLMDATPLTLGQEFSGYSMQMKHAIQRVKNALPHLHELALGGTAVGTGLNTHPKFAVDAAKAIATETKIPFVTAENKFEALAAHDALIEVSGALNSAAVSLMKIANDIRLLGSGPRCGIGELHLPENEPGSSIMPGKVNPTQSEAMTMVCAQVMGNHVAASIGGATGHFELNVFKPLIVFNVLNSIRLIADACESFTDHCVEGIEANRKQIQKHLEHSLMLVTALNPRLGYDNSAKIAKTAHKNGTTLREEAINLGLLSGEEFDKIVRPESMV, encoded by the coding sequence ATGAGTTTCCGTATTGAAAAAGACACCATGGGTGAGGTGAAGGTTCCCACAGATAAATTCTGGGGAGCTCAAACTCAAAGATCGACAGAAAATTTCCGCATTGGTGGGGATCGCTTTCCCAGAGAAATGATTCGGGCCCTTGGCATCTTGAAGAAATGTGCCGCGCAAACAAATCACCAGCTCGGACTTCTTGATGCAAAGAAAACCGAATTCATCGTCAAAGCTGCTGATGAAGTGATCGAAGGAAAACTGGACGCCCATTTTCCACTCGTCGTGTGGCAAACGGGTTCGGGTACGCAAACCAATATGAACGCCAATGAAGTCATCGCCAATCGCGCGATGGATATGCAGGGGATCAAACTTCCCAGCAAAGAGATCCATCCGAATGATGACGTCAACAAAGGCCAATCTTCGAATGACACTTTCCCGACAGCCATGCATATCGCCGTTGGCGAGCAAGTCTATCATCGCTTGATTCCGATGATGGAAAAGCTGCAAAAGTCTCTCGAGAAAAAACAAAATGAATTTAAGGACATCGTAAAAATCGGGCGCACGCACTTGATGGATGCGACGCCGTTGACTCTAGGGCAGGAGTTCTCGGGTTATTCGATGCAAATGAAACACGCGATTCAAAGAGTGAAAAATGCTCTGCCACACTTGCATGAACTTGCGCTGGGCGGAACGGCCGTGGGGACGGGTTTGAACACTCATCCAAAGTTTGCCGTCGATGCCGCGAAAGCTATCGCGACGGAAACAAAGATTCCCTTTGTCACAGCAGAAAATAAATTCGAGGCCTTGGCTGCTCATGATGCCTTGATTGAAGTCAGCGGCGCACTCAATTCCGCCGCCGTGTCTTTGATGAAGATCGCGAATGACATTCGTCTTCTTGGCTCAGGACCCCGATGTGGAATCGGCGAGCTGCATCTTCCTGAAAATGAACCGGGCAGCTCGATCATGCCGGGGAAAGTGAATCCCACACAGAGCGAAGCCATGACCATGGTCTGTGCGCAGGTCATGGGAAATCACGTGGCAGCCAGTATCGGCGGGGCAACGGGGCACTTTGAGCTCAATGTGTTTAAACCACTGATTGTTTTTAACGTCCTGAATTCGATTCGTTTGATTGCAGATGCCTGCGAAAGCTTCACTGATCACTGCGTGGAAGGCATCGAGGCGAACCGCAAACAGATTCAGAAGCATTTGGAACACTCCTTGATGCTTGTGACGGCCTTGAACCCTCGACTTGGTTACGACAATTCAGCAAAAATAGCCAAAACTGCTCATAAAAACGGCACAACACTCCGCGAAGAAGCTATTAATCTTGGACTCCTTTCTGGCGAAGAATTTGATAAGATAGTCAGACCGGAGAGTATGGTTTGA